A region of Acidobacteriota bacterium DNA encodes the following proteins:
- a CDS encoding FkbM family methyltransferase, with product MAKSKLALVFGVTLPLVAVAAFLSPRGQDFAERLAENRRCCQLPFTRAFAIALKETQGNPPYPSEIGQDKWVAEAMFPDVTDGVFLDVGSGHGQIGSNTRALEDRGWTGFCVDPFPVAMNGRTCRMITEVVSNEAGKKVQFHTHDGLGGIADTLGKWKAEAVKAPAVEMTTVTLAEVLKGAGAPGFIHFLSLDIEGAELDALRGIPFDTYRFGAMAIEHNEEEPKRADIITFLATHGYQRVHTYKQDDYFAPVTQRD from the coding sequence ATGGCCAAATCGAAGCTGGCACTGGTCTTCGGCGTGACCCTGCCACTGGTCGCGGTCGCCGCGTTTCTGAGCCCGCGGGGCCAGGACTTTGCCGAGCGCCTCGCTGAAAATCGCCGTTGCTGCCAGCTTCCGTTCACGCGGGCTTTCGCCATCGCGCTCAAGGAGACGCAGGGCAACCCGCCCTACCCGTCGGAGATCGGCCAGGACAAGTGGGTGGCAGAAGCGATGTTCCCGGACGTAACCGACGGCGTGTTCCTGGATGTCGGCTCCGGACATGGCCAGATCGGCTCGAACACGCGCGCGCTCGAAGATCGCGGGTGGACCGGCTTCTGCGTTGACCCCTTCCCGGTCGCCATGAACGGCCGTACCTGCCGGATGATCACGGAGGTCGTGTCGAACGAAGCCGGCAAGAAGGTGCAGTTCCATACCCACGACGGACTGGGCGGCATTGCCGACACGCTCGGCAAGTGGAAGGCCGAGGCGGTGAAGGCCCCCGCCGTGGAAATGACCACGGTCACGCTGGCCGAGGTGCTCAAGGGCGCCGGCGCGCCGGGCTTCATTCACTTCCTGAGCCTCGACATCGAGGGCGCGGAGCTCGACGCGCTGCGCGGCATCCCCTTCGACACGTACCGATTCGGCGCCATGGCGATCGAGCACAACGAGGAAGAACCGAAGCGCGCCGACATCATCACGTTCCTCGCGACGCACGGCTACCAGCGCGTCCATACCTACAAGCAGGACGACTATTTCGCGCCGGTTACGCAGCGCGACTAG
- a CDS encoding oxidative damage protection protein has product MCGGPTGPPDQPVTNKSGRTVFCVKFQKDLPGLDAAPWPGEIGQRVYENVSAQAWKLWEERQKMILNEYRLMPWQKEGQEMIRTHMEDFFFGAGSALPPDFVPQQSK; this is encoded by the coding sequence ATGTGTGGAGGACCGACCGGTCCACCTGACCAGCCGGTCACCAACAAGTCGGGACGGACGGTGTTTTGCGTGAAGTTCCAGAAGGATCTTCCCGGACTCGATGCGGCCCCCTGGCCCGGCGAGATTGGCCAGCGCGTCTACGAGAACGTGTCGGCCCAGGCCTGGAAGCTCTGGGAGGAACGCCAGAAGATGATTCTCAACGAGTACCGTTTGATGCCCTGGCAGAAAGAAGGCCAGGAAATGATTCGGACCCACATGGAGGACTTCTTCTTCGGCGCCGGCTCTGCGCTGCCGCCCGACTTCGTACCCCAGCAATCGAAATAA
- a CDS encoding peptide MFS transporter gives MSTPAAQDRAFFGHPRGLSTLFFTEMWERFSYYGMRALLLLYMTAPLTAGGLGFDAAQGGAVYGLYTSMVYLATMPGGWIADRLIGPRRAVLYGGIIIAAGHFSMAVPSLATFYLGLFLIVIGTGLLKGNVSVIVGKLYGETDIRRDAGFSIFYMGINLGAFLAPLVCGYLGQQVSWHLGFAAAGFGMLIGVIQYVMGATNLGDAGIDPAPAPTPAIAAQWKRQIQTWVGGGAVVVLVAGLAAYFGVIQVSATQVSDAAGVFLLVVVVGFFGWLLFSGGWTPEEKKRLYVITVLFFAASLFWSVFEQAGSTLNLFADRSTRTEAMGMSFPSSWFQSMNSFFIFMFAPVMAWLWIKLASSGKEPTSPAKFAFGLIFVGAGFLILVVPSRMAEQGAMVSPMWLTATYFLHTIGELALSPVGLSAMTTLAPPRIAGLMMGVWFLATSVGNFIGGRVSGFYESMALPTLFGSVAAFAMLAGFVLLALVPMMRQLLPKKGAAAK, from the coding sequence ATGAGCACACCCGCCGCCCAGGACCGCGCCTTCTTCGGCCACCCGCGTGGCCTGTCGACGTTGTTTTTCACCGAGATGTGGGAGCGCTTCAGCTACTACGGCATGCGCGCGTTGCTGCTGTTGTACATGACGGCCCCCCTCACCGCGGGCGGGCTGGGCTTCGATGCCGCGCAGGGTGGGGCGGTCTACGGCCTGTACACCTCAATGGTCTACCTGGCCACCATGCCGGGCGGGTGGATCGCCGACCGGCTGATCGGCCCGCGGCGCGCGGTGCTCTACGGCGGCATCATCATCGCCGCGGGGCACTTCAGCATGGCGGTGCCATCGCTGGCCACGTTCTACCTCGGGCTGTTCCTGATCGTGATCGGCACGGGCCTGCTCAAGGGCAACGTCAGCGTGATCGTCGGGAAGCTCTACGGCGAAACCGACATTCGTCGCGATGCCGGGTTCTCGATCTTCTACATGGGCATCAACCTCGGGGCGTTCCTGGCGCCGCTTGTTTGCGGCTACCTGGGCCAGCAGGTGAGCTGGCACCTGGGCTTCGCCGCCGCGGGCTTCGGCATGCTCATCGGCGTGATTCAGTACGTGATGGGCGCCACCAACCTGGGCGACGCCGGCATCGACCCCGCGCCGGCGCCGACGCCGGCAATTGCCGCGCAGTGGAAGCGGCAGATCCAGACCTGGGTGGGTGGTGGCGCGGTGGTGGTCCTGGTGGCCGGACTGGCCGCGTATTTCGGCGTCATCCAGGTGAGCGCCACGCAGGTGTCTGACGCCGCTGGCGTGTTCCTGCTGGTGGTGGTGGTGGGCTTCTTCGGCTGGCTGCTGTTCTCGGGCGGGTGGACGCCCGAAGAGAAGAAGCGCCTTTACGTGATCACCGTGCTGTTCTTCGCCGCGTCGCTGTTCTGGTCGGTGTTCGAGCAGGCCGGCTCCACGCTCAACCTGTTCGCCGATCGCAGCACGCGGACGGAAGCGATGGGCATGTCGTTTCCGAGCAGCTGGTTCCAGTCGATGAACTCGTTCTTCATCTTCATGTTCGCGCCGGTCATGGCGTGGTTGTGGATCAAGCTGGCGTCGAGCGGCAAGGAGCCGACCAGCCCGGCCAAGTTCGCGTTCGGCCTGATCTTCGTCGGCGCCGGTTTCCTGATCCTGGTCGTCCCGTCGCGCATGGCGGAACAGGGCGCCATGGTGAGCCCGATGTGGCTGACCGCCACCTACTTCCTGCACACGATCGGCGAGCTGGCGCTCAGCCCCGTTGGCCTGAGTGCCATGACCACGCTCGCGCCGCCGCGCATTGCCGGCTTGATGATGGGCGTGTGGTTCCTCGCCACCTCGGTCGGTAATTTCATTGGCGGCCGTGTCTCCGGCTTCTACGAATCGATGGCGCTGCCGACCCTGTTTGGCTCGGTCGCGGCGTTTGCCATGCTCGCCGGCTTCGTGCTGCTGGCCCTGGTGCCGATGATGCGCCAGTTGCTGCCGAAGAAAGGCGCAGCGGCAAAGTAG
- a CDS encoding AAA family ATPase yields the protein MPQPASLASFVPREIGYALAEGTTLSPRTTGAALVADISGFTPLTATLAAQLGPTRAAEELVYHLDGVFELLVNEIHRYRGSVIGFAGDAVTCWFDGGAEPEERAAARAVAAATGIRDALRDRHITSPSGQVFPIRVKAAIATGPASRFLVGDPAHQKFEVIAGAIMDRTARVERTITSGEVGVSAEVAELLQAQLQISEWRTGPHDAPVAIISRLARPVTPDPWPAEPRLDEAGVRPWMVKDVLERLTRGEEALMGGFRRVAALFVTLGGIDYDHDPDAGRKLDAFVRFVQEVLAAYDGHLVDLTMGDKGSYLFAAFGALRTHEDDARRAVTAALALRGSGGDADRPDAVRMGIAHAQVYVGAYGCAARRTFGIVGREVIVAARLMGKAEAGQTLVTADIAKASERSHRFDQLGPMLLSGLQGPREVHLLQGESDAPYHATTSSTPMVGRHREVALIRDALARPSATPGARAARLVIEANAGMGKSTLLQATRLVAEASGVRLLSGGADAIRRSTAYHAWRQVFRSVFGLSDRRMGRPEEPGLAERHCRERLGAMGAEWERLAPLLNPVLGLSIPDNRTTRAMAGQVRADNAHDLLIRVLQAESDQGAVVLFVEDLHWFDSASAALLRLAARDLSRIPIIATRRLSTEISHGWQVAPDAQIIVVGPLSDTETDELLRGVLAVDSIPADLTRWILERAEGSPFFTRELALALRDAGAVTIEGRACRLARTVTELTKQDFPDTVQGVIGSRLDRLPSQQQTAVRVASVIGRLFAIRLLGDVYPVTEDRPGLPESLAGLKTAEIAQPVGAAVEPSYLFSHALIQEVAYAGLLHQQRASLHLAIGEWIERHPSGDAGTDVPLLAHHFAHAAREERTSSTVRSKALKYLGDAGAQALKAYINTEAVRFFHEALDLAGSEAAPDALRWHAGLAHAHMALGEFGACRQHARTALDLLNMPFPAGKAGVARQTIGELARLLWRMTRRRSVFPVNGQAQPAGSDQGNPENPMQLLRVFSKSLFHQNDALGMLCCNLRSLNLADEAGTVPEVAICYGHAMMSLAVFRMPVQAKRFGERAMRIARDCQSPATLVSLYIAQALVELGYANWNAACTHLEDAVKHATELGDDWQLGEAQAVLADIALFRGDFPEAALRYGEVEVNAERRGLDVQKAWCARPAVAEALQTGHWDEALVHLARQRTLIDEMSDPLIRIDALGFEALAHVGKGDDQAALDCIAAAHALIPTVSPPVAYPRYLGYRSLGEACLTLLDRDPASAARRKLAREAVGYVSSYASGFAFARPRAHLLSGWYHGLLGHHRRARKDLATGAQLATALGMQPEIALAHALMPRFQ from the coding sequence TTGCCCCAGCCAGCCTCGCTCGCCAGCTTCGTGCCCCGCGAAATCGGCTACGCCCTGGCCGAGGGGACAACACTGAGTCCGCGGACCACCGGCGCCGCGCTCGTCGCCGACATTTCCGGCTTCACGCCATTGACGGCCACGCTCGCCGCGCAGCTCGGCCCGACCCGGGCGGCCGAAGAGCTCGTTTATCACCTTGACGGGGTCTTCGAGCTGCTCGTCAACGAGATCCACCGCTATCGAGGCAGCGTCATCGGGTTTGCCGGGGATGCTGTCACCTGCTGGTTCGACGGCGGCGCCGAGCCCGAGGAACGAGCCGCCGCGCGGGCGGTCGCCGCGGCAACCGGCATTCGTGACGCCCTGCGTGATCGTCACATTACTTCGCCGAGCGGCCAGGTGTTCCCGATCAGGGTCAAGGCCGCGATCGCGACCGGGCCGGCCAGCCGCTTCCTGGTGGGCGACCCGGCGCATCAGAAGTTCGAAGTCATCGCCGGCGCCATCATGGATCGCACGGCGCGCGTCGAACGGACGATCACCAGCGGCGAAGTTGGCGTATCCGCCGAGGTCGCCGAACTGCTACAGGCGCAACTGCAGATCAGCGAGTGGCGCACCGGCCCGCACGACGCGCCGGTGGCCATCATCAGCCGGCTGGCCAGGCCCGTGACGCCAGACCCCTGGCCCGCCGAACCGCGCCTCGATGAGGCCGGCGTCCGTCCGTGGATGGTCAAGGACGTGCTCGAACGCCTCACCCGCGGGGAAGAAGCGCTGATGGGCGGCTTCCGGCGCGTGGCCGCCCTCTTCGTCACACTCGGCGGCATCGACTACGACCACGACCCAGATGCCGGCCGCAAACTCGACGCCTTCGTGCGATTCGTTCAAGAGGTTCTTGCCGCCTACGACGGACACCTTGTTGACCTGACGATGGGTGACAAAGGCAGCTATCTGTTTGCGGCCTTTGGCGCGCTCAGGACGCACGAGGATGATGCGCGGCGCGCGGTGACGGCGGCACTGGCGCTGCGAGGCTCTGGAGGAGATGCCGACAGACCCGATGCTGTTCGCATGGGTATTGCTCACGCCCAGGTCTATGTTGGCGCCTATGGCTGTGCGGCACGCCGAACCTTTGGCATCGTGGGACGCGAGGTCATCGTCGCGGCCCGGTTGATGGGCAAAGCCGAGGCCGGGCAGACACTGGTCACTGCCGACATCGCGAAGGCCTCGGAACGCTCGCACCGGTTCGATCAGCTGGGGCCGATGCTCCTTAGTGGCCTGCAAGGTCCCCGAGAGGTTCACCTGCTGCAGGGCGAATCCGACGCGCCGTACCATGCCACCACCAGCTCGACCCCCATGGTCGGCCGACACCGCGAGGTGGCGCTGATTCGTGATGCCCTGGCTCGCCCCTCCGCCACTCCCGGCGCGCGCGCCGCACGCCTCGTCATCGAGGCCAACGCCGGCATGGGCAAGTCCACCCTGCTGCAGGCGACCCGGCTCGTCGCCGAGGCCAGTGGCGTCCGCCTGCTCTCCGGCGGCGCCGACGCCATCCGCCGATCAACGGCGTATCACGCGTGGCGACAGGTGTTCCGCTCGGTGTTCGGCCTTTCCGATCGTCGCATGGGGAGACCGGAAGAGCCCGGCCTGGCCGAGCGGCACTGCCGCGAGCGGCTGGGCGCCATGGGCGCCGAGTGGGAGCGCCTGGCGCCGCTGCTCAATCCCGTTCTCGGGTTGTCGATTCCCGATAATCGAACGACCCGCGCGATGGCGGGCCAGGTTCGGGCCGACAATGCTCACGACCTGTTGATCCGGGTACTGCAGGCCGAGAGCGACCAAGGGGCCGTCGTCCTGTTCGTCGAGGATCTGCATTGGTTCGACTCGGCGTCGGCGGCGCTGCTGCGTCTCGCCGCTCGCGACCTGTCTCGCATTCCCATCATCGCGACCCGCCGCCTCAGCACCGAGATCTCGCACGGGTGGCAGGTGGCACCGGATGCGCAGATCATTGTTGTCGGTCCGCTCAGTGATACCGAAACCGACGAACTGCTGCGCGGCGTGCTCGCGGTAGACTCCATTCCGGCCGACCTGACGCGCTGGATTCTGGAACGCGCCGAAGGGTCGCCGTTCTTCACTCGAGAATTGGCGTTGGCCCTTCGCGACGCAGGCGCCGTGACCATCGAGGGTCGCGCCTGCCGGCTGGCGCGCACGGTCACGGAGCTCACGAAACAGGACTTTCCCGACACCGTTCAGGGAGTCATCGGCAGCCGCCTGGACCGGCTGCCGTCACAGCAGCAAACGGCGGTGAGGGTGGCGAGCGTAATCGGGCGCCTGTTCGCCATCAGGTTGCTCGGCGACGTCTACCCCGTTACCGAAGATCGACCGGGCCTGCCTGAGTCCCTCGCCGGCCTGAAGACCGCGGAGATTGCGCAGCCAGTTGGCGCCGCCGTCGAGCCGTCGTATCTGTTCAGTCATGCGCTGATCCAGGAAGTGGCCTACGCCGGTCTGCTGCACCAGCAACGGGCGTCACTGCATCTCGCGATTGGAGAATGGATCGAGCGGCACCCCTCCGGCGATGCCGGCACCGACGTGCCCTTGCTGGCTCACCACTTCGCCCACGCCGCTCGGGAGGAACGGACCTCGAGCACCGTTCGCAGCAAGGCGCTGAAGTACCTTGGCGACGCTGGGGCACAGGCGTTGAAGGCGTATATCAACACCGAGGCGGTCCGGTTCTTCCACGAAGCCCTCGACCTGGCCGGTAGCGAGGCCGCGCCCGACGCGCTGCGGTGGCATGCGGGCCTCGCCCACGCGCACATGGCGCTGGGCGAATTCGGCGCGTGCCGGCAGCACGCCCGCACGGCCCTCGACCTGCTGAACATGCCCTTTCCCGCTGGCAAGGCTGGCGTCGCCCGACAGACCATCGGCGAGCTGGCGCGGCTCCTCTGGCGGATGACCCGCCGGCGGTCGGTCTTTCCGGTGAACGGCCAAGCCCAACCGGCAGGTAGCGACCAGGGGAATCCCGAGAACCCCATGCAACTGCTGCGGGTGTTCTCCAAGTCGCTGTTCCACCAGAACGACGCCCTCGGCATGCTGTGCTGCAATCTCCGCAGCCTCAACCTCGCGGACGAGGCCGGCACGGTTCCGGAGGTCGCGATCTGCTATGGCCACGCGATGATGTCCCTGGCGGTGTTCAGAATGCCCGTCCAGGCCAAGCGGTTCGGCGAACGCGCCATGCGCATTGCCCGGGACTGCCAAAGTCCGGCGACCCTGGTCTCCCTCTACATTGCCCAGGCCCTGGTCGAACTGGGCTACGCCAACTGGAACGCCGCGTGTACCCACCTGGAAGACGCCGTGAAACACGCAACCGAACTGGGTGACGACTGGCAGCTCGGTGAGGCCCAGGCGGTGCTGGCCGATATCGCGCTCTTTCGCGGCGACTTCCCGGAAGCGGCGCTCCGTTACGGTGAGGTCGAGGTGAATGCCGAGCGGCGTGGCCTGGACGTTCAGAAAGCCTGGTGCGCGCGACCCGCCGTCGCCGAAGCCCTGCAGACGGGACACTGGGACGAAGCACTGGTGCACCTGGCGCGCCAGCGCACGCTCATCGACGAGATGTCGGATCCGCTGATTCGTATTGATGCGCTCGGCTTCGAGGCACTGGCTCACGTGGGTAAGGGCGATGACCAGGCGGCACTGGACTGTATTGCGGCGGCCCACGCCTTGATCCCCACCGTGTCGCCGCCAGTCGCATATCCGCGCTACCTTGGTTATCGCAGTCTCGGCGAGGCCTGCCTCACGCTGCTCGACCGCGACCCGGCCTCCGCGGCACGGCGGAAGCTGGCGCGCGAGGCGGTCGGGTATGTCTCTTCTTATGCCAGCGGCTTTGCCTTTGCCCGGCCTCGCGCTCATTTGCTGAGCGGCTGGTACCACGGCCTGCTGGGACACCACCGCCGCGCCAGGAAAGACCTCGCGACCGGCGCGCAGCTCGCCACGGCGCTCGGCATGCAGCCCGAGATCGCCCTGGCCCACGCGCTGATGCCCCGATTTCAGTGA
- a CDS encoding CUAEP/CCAEP-tail radical SAM protein, whose translation MRVVLLSTFDLGRQPFGLASPAAWLKRAGFEVRCIDLSRDKLSPDVMTGAGLAALYLPMHTATRLALPVIARLRAIDPSLTIAAYGLYAPLNEALLREHGVSIVLGPESEEELVAAAVALRTPALRTPALGTLAPGTLAPLAPLAPLAPLARLAFIQPDRSGLPALDRYASLQMPDGSRKVVGATDATRGCKHRCRHCPIVPVYDGQFRVVPIEVVMADVAALVAGGATHITFGDPDFFNGPTHARRLVEALHAAFPAVTYDVIIKVEHLLQHRELLPVLSRTGCLFVTSAVESVDDEVLAKLEKGHTRAGFLAAAALCRDEGLTLVPTFVAFTPWTTLEGYRDLQEVVEAAGLTSHVSPIQWGIRLLVTWQSRLLELEDIQQVIGPFDQKTLTFPWRHPDPRVDELQQQMMALASAPRLRTDVPYLNEPWYC comes from the coding sequence GTGCGCGTCGTCCTGCTGAGCACCTTCGACCTCGGCCGCCAGCCGTTCGGCCTGGCGTCGCCGGCGGCGTGGTTGAAGCGGGCCGGGTTCGAGGTGAGGTGCATCGACCTGTCGCGCGACAAGCTCTCGCCGGACGTCATGACCGGTGCCGGCCTCGCGGCGTTATACCTGCCCATGCACACGGCGACGCGACTGGCCCTGCCGGTGATCGCCCGCCTGCGCGCCATCGATCCATCACTGACGATCGCCGCATACGGCTTGTATGCGCCGCTGAACGAAGCCCTGTTGCGCGAACACGGGGTGTCGATCGTGCTCGGGCCCGAAAGCGAAGAGGAACTGGTAGCTGCCGCTGTGGCACTACGCACGCCGGCACTACGCACGCCGGCACTCGGCACCCTGGCACCCGGCACCCTGGCACCTTTGGCACCCCTGGCACCTCTGGCACCCCTGGCACGCTTGGCGTTCATTCAGCCTGACCGTTCCGGCCTGCCGGCGCTCGACCGTTATGCCAGCTTGCAGATGCCGGACGGCAGCCGCAAGGTCGTCGGCGCCACCGATGCCACGCGCGGGTGCAAGCATCGCTGCCGTCATTGTCCGATCGTGCCGGTCTACGACGGTCAGTTCCGGGTCGTGCCGATCGAGGTCGTGATGGCCGACGTGGCGGCCCTGGTGGCCGGCGGCGCAACGCACATCACGTTTGGCGATCCCGATTTCTTCAACGGCCCGACGCACGCGCGCAGGCTGGTCGAGGCGCTGCACGCGGCGTTCCCGGCCGTCACCTACGATGTGATCATCAAGGTGGAGCACCTGCTGCAGCACCGCGAGCTGCTACCGGTACTGTCGCGGACCGGCTGCCTGTTCGTGACGAGCGCGGTGGAGTCGGTCGATGATGAGGTGCTGGCGAAACTCGAGAAGGGACATACGCGCGCCGGCTTTCTGGCGGCCGCCGCCTTGTGCCGGGACGAAGGGCTGACGCTGGTTCCCACGTTCGTGGCGTTCACGCCGTGGACCACGCTCGAGGGCTATCGCGACTTGCAGGAGGTGGTCGAGGCAGCCGGCCTCACGTCGCACGTCTCGCCGATCCAATGGGGCATTCGCCTCCTGGTGACATGGCAATCGCGGCTGCTGGAACTGGAAGACATCCAGCAGGTCATTGGTCCCTTCGACCAGAAGACCTTGACCTTCCCGTGGCGCCACCCCGATCCGCGCGTCGATGAACTTCAGCAGCAGATGATGGCGCTGGCCTCGGCCCCGCGCCTTCGCACCGACGTTCCTTACCTGAACGAACCCTGGTACTGTTGA
- a CDS encoding ATP-grasp domain-containing protein translates to MSSRILLLATTTGYQTRMFAEAAAALDIELVYATDRCDHLDDPWRDGAIPVRFHEEWRSVDVVLKALEARPVSGVLVVGDRPSVMAAHLARLLGLPGHPPAAAAIACDKRLSRERLRAAGLPVPAFFTVPAATDPATLLARVSFPVVIKPTVLSASRGVIRADDAMSFVTAFARVRRLLGSSDVRDLRDAEADVIQIESYIPGAEYALEGVMEHGRLHTLAVFDKPDPLDGPFFEETIYVTPSRADAAVQRQIQEVVGRAAQAIGLHHGPVHAECRVNSSGVYVMEVAARPIGGLCAKALRFVKPGEPPVGLEHLLLRLALGEPRGEWQREPEASAVMMMPIARSGVFRGVAGVDAAKAVAGVDDVLVTAKPDQHLVALPEGASYLGFIFAHGPTPEAAEQSVREAHGRLVVSIEPWLEVLPQ, encoded by the coding sequence ATGAGTTCAAGGATTCTGTTGCTGGCGACGACGACCGGCTACCAGACCCGCATGTTCGCCGAGGCGGCTGCGGCATTGGACATCGAGCTGGTCTATGCCACCGACCGTTGCGATCACCTCGACGACCCGTGGCGCGACGGCGCGATTCCGGTTCGCTTTCACGAGGAGTGGCGATCGGTGGATGTCGTCCTGAAGGCGCTCGAGGCCCGGCCCGTGTCGGGGGTGCTGGTCGTGGGTGACCGCCCCAGCGTGATGGCTGCGCACCTCGCCCGGCTGCTGGGCCTGCCGGGCCACCCGCCAGCCGCCGCGGCCATCGCTTGCGACAAGCGGTTGTCGCGCGAGCGGCTTCGCGCGGCAGGGTTGCCGGTGCCCGCGTTCTTCACCGTGCCGGCCGCCACCGATCCAGCGACCCTGCTCGCGCGGGTGTCGTTTCCCGTGGTCATCAAGCCGACCGTGCTGTCGGCCAGCCGCGGAGTGATCCGCGCCGATGATGCGATGAGTTTCGTGACGGCGTTTGCGCGGGTGCGGCGGCTGCTGGGGTCGAGTGACGTGCGGGACCTTCGTGACGCCGAGGCCGACGTCATCCAGATCGAGTCGTACATTCCCGGCGCCGAGTACGCGCTCGAAGGCGTGATGGAACACGGCCGGCTGCACACCTTGGCGGTGTTCGACAAGCCGGATCCGCTGGACGGCCCGTTCTTCGAAGAGACGATCTACGTGACCCCTTCCCGTGCCGACGCCGCAGTGCAGCGGCAGATTCAAGAAGTGGTCGGGCGCGCGGCGCAGGCCATCGGCCTGCACCATGGCCCGGTGCACGCCGAGTGCCGCGTCAACAGCAGTGGCGTGTATGTCATGGAAGTGGCGGCCCGGCCAATCGGCGGGCTGTGCGCGAAGGCGTTGCGATTCGTGAAGCCGGGCGAGCCGCCGGTCGGTCTCGAACACCTGTTGCTGCGGCTGGCGCTCGGCGAGCCGCGGGGCGAGTGGCAGCGCGAGCCCGAGGCCTCGGCGGTGATGATGATGCCGATTGCGCGCAGCGGCGTATTCCGCGGGGTGGCCGGCGTGGACGCGGCGAAGGCCGTGGCCGGCGTTGATGATGTGCTGGTGACGGCCAAGCCCGATCAGCACCTGGTCGCACTGCCGGAAGGGGCCAGCTACCTTGGGTTCATCTTCGCGCACGGGCCGACGCCGGAAGCGGCGGAGCAGTCGGTGCGCGAGGCACACGGCCGGCTGGTGGTCTCGATCGAGCCGTGGCTCGAGGTCTTGCCGCAGTAG
- a CDS encoding KGG domain-containing protein, whose protein sequence is MFEIRKARRGFASMSAEKQREIASKGGRAAHAKGTAHEWSADEARRAGRKGGQASRGGRGKLPSVE, encoded by the coding sequence ATGTTTGAGATCCGAAAGGCACGCCGGGGTTTTGCCTCGATGTCAGCAGAGAAGCAGCGCGAAATTGCCAGCAAGGGCGGCCGGGCCGCACACGCCAAGGGCACCGCGCACGAGTGGTCAGCCGACGAAGCCCGCCGCGCGGGGCGCAAGGGCGGCCAGGCCAGCCGGGGTGGACGGGGCAAGCTCCCGTCTGTCGAATAG